The stretch of DNA AGATTAGCAGCTTTATGTCATGGCCAGTTGTATCAGCAAAGAATGATGATGGCCTATAATAAGAAGGTGCGACCAAGGCAGTTTAGAGAAGAGGATCTGGTACTGAAGAAGATTCTGCCATATGTTTATGATCATCGGGGAAAATGGATAGCAAAATGGGAGGGACAatatgtggtgaagaaagctttctctggtgGAGCATTGATTATCGCTAAAATGGACAAAGACAAGATGTCGAATCCTGTAAATTTTGATGCAGTGAAAGAATACTTTGCTTAAAAACTAAGCTTGATTTTTCTTAAAAAGTTATTCACATTAAGTAATATTGGCTTTTTctgtttctcttttctttgtgcaTCACGTTTGAGGTTACGTTTTACCTTAGAATCTTGCATTTTCTATAAGGATAATTACTTAATAAGTTGGTCATGTTCAAAATGACAAATGGTATTCTTGAAATATCcttcacttgaagaaaatttcatcctctGTTAACCACTTTGGGCGATCTTGTTTGTTCAAAATTAACCCTTGCCGAAGGATCACCCTTCACATTTGAAGAGAATTTTTGAGGTTTTGGGTATGGAAAGATGATTTTACAACATTGTGAGGAAAACATGAGATTATGCACAATTCAAACTGAAAAGATGGGCGCTCTCCCAAGAATGACCTTTGTGATGAGAttaatcatattttgaaatgatAAATAACATTCTTTTGTTGTCCCCATCACTTGGAGAAAATTATATCCCTTGCTACctgatagcaagataaattcgtatttttaatatatttatttttggctaattatcaaataaaattctattaaatttggatttttcttatcaggaatgaagttggtgtgctgaactcaaactcttacaaaaaaagggctaaattggaacaaaaagcaagatgagggcttgattgaaagattgaagattcaaagatgactggataaagattgaagggttgaagattttttttaaaactggctggataaagattgaaagattttttatattgttacaactctgtaattagtttaagttctagtttaaatttgatttttaaattttgaattttctagtgataatatttaggaaaaatctagctaaattttagTACTAAAAGTGTGTATAAATACCTAATGGCTACAACCAATTGAACACACTTTACCTTTggcatttaataatttttttttctttttttctccctTCCTGCGTCACCCATATTctgttctttcaattttttttctttaacttttagcattttggtttaattaccttCCAAGGCCCTTTCCCTTTCCACCTTTCACAATTCCATAAAACCACTTTCAAGCATGATTTTTTTCATGATTAACTAAATCCTTTTTAGCCTTATTCTGGTTATCACTTTGACAAACTAATCGTCAGATATAAACCCACACTAAATACTTTGCAATTTGGTATTCACTATCTCTCCTATATATGGGATAGCACAAATTCGTCCTTCAAAGTTGAttcgatttcaattcaaaaagtgtGCGTTGGGTTGGAATCATTTGGCGTACAGTTGGGAAGTTGAGTCAGTGGTGTTGTATTCAAAATCCCGCGAACAAATTGgcatgttcaattggaaaaaaGCTAGTTGGATTCCGTCAAGGGAGAGAGTGATCAAATTTAAATGACCCATAtggttgaggccgttaattcgagttgggctttTCAGATCGCAAGGCTGTCAAAGTCTTAAATTACGGGTACATGTCCCGTGGTTGGAAATTTGACAAGGGTCGATTTTCAGGTCATACCGAGATTGACTATGAGAGGAAAAGTTGGCAGTTTGAGGAATCCTTGattgctataactagcttatcgaTTGGAAGAGAAATTctatttcaaggatcgattcaagattggagtacactgaggctaaggctaagcttaaaaaaatattttatttatccatttactttattttcttaaatttatttattttttgaatttttaaatttgttttattttatttttcgtattttcttctttatttatcTTAACCAAATTAAACCCCTCATTTTTTTAGCATTTCTACTCATAGGTCGTGGGCATGACTATGACCACGACATCGATTTTGGTCACGGAAAAAGGCGAAATTAGATAGCCAGTCCCTGTGGATTCGACCCTACTACTCTATACTTCTAGTTACTATTATTTTTTCTAGAAagttatatttggtggtttcaacgcccatcaaattttggcaccgttgccggggattgattaaattttctaatttttgtttgtttccttAATGACCAGGTCAAAATCAGGGACTTTAGCATTTGAACCGGAGATAGAAAATTTGGCTCGAACACTTCGAAGAGAAGCTATTCGCGTGGTAAACAACCAGAGCCTAATTTTGAATAAAGATCTTACACCGAAGATAACTCATCCGAAAATTCAGAAAAAATGGTAGATCAAACTATACGCCAACTTGCAGTTGCACCTGATGAACAACAATCGCTATGCATAACTTATCCGGTGGGTAAAACACCATTCGAGTTAAAGTCAGGATTAATACATTAATTGCCTACTTTTCACAGTTTGAAAATCGAGAACCCCCATACTCATCTAAAAGAGTTCCACGTGGTTTGTCTAAGCATGAAACCAAAAAGAGTAATTGAGGATCAAATAAAACTACaagcttttcctttttcattaccTGGCTCTACTAAAGAATGGTTGTTTTATTTACCTCCGGGATCTGTTAATACTTGGACTGATATGTCTCGATTTTTTCTTGACAATTTTTTCCCAGCAGCTCGAGCAGCAGAATTAAGGAAGAGTATAGtcgaaatacaagaaaatgaagCAGAGTCACTCTATGACTATTGGGAGCGATACAATAAGTTGTGCGCAAGTTCCCCACAACATGGCCTATTTAAATAGTCACTCTTACAGTATTTCTACGAAGGGTTACTCCCaatggaaatgaagatgattgaTGCTGCTAGTGGAGGGGCTCTTGTGAACATGTCTCCCCAAAGAGCTAGGGAATTAGTTTCGACTATGGCTGTAAATTCTCAACAGTATCAACCACCTATGGAACCTACGAGAAGAGTTCATGAGCTAAGTACTCCTTCCATAGTAAATAAGATTGACGAACCCAGCTCTATTATGCGGGATTTGTGCTAAAGCCTGATCATCTTACTGACTTGTGCCAGATTTTACTTGAAGACACAACTGCACAAGTAGATGCGGTTGGGAACTTCCAAGGGCCTCCTCAAAGGTGCTATGATCTATATTCGAACACGTACAATGTGAGGTGGAGGGACCACCCAAGTCTAAGCTATGGTTTGAACCATCGATACAATCAGCCATATCAACTAAGACCACCTCCACCTCAACAGTATCAACCTCCAAAGTCATCTCTCAAAACCATAATAAAAAGGTTAGCCGTTAGCACCGAAAAGTTCCAACAAAATACTAAAGTGCATCTCCAAGAAATGGATCAGCTAATAAGTAAGTTAGCTCTTGCGGTTAGTCATTTGGAGAACCAAGGAAAATTACCATCTGAAAACGAGCCGAATCCATATACAAATGCAAGTGCTGTGAATGTAAAGGATGGGAAAGATTCAGAACTAGTGCTTGGCACGAGTTGTGACCACGAAGTTGAACAGGAAGCTGAACCAGCAGCTCCTACTAAGCCGGCGCCTCATAAACCATTTTTTATACCTCACCCATACCCTGGAAGGCTTACCCAAGTTAAAAAGGAacgaaaggaaaaagaaatccttAAGACATTTCAAAAGGTAAAAATTAATATTCCTATACTTGATGCAATTAAATAGGTTCCACACTatacaaaatttttgaaagaactATGCACCGGAAAAAAGAAGCTTCAAGAAAACGAATGGTGAATGTGGGAGAAAATGTTTCTGCACTGCTACAAAGGAAAATTTCGCTGAAGTGtaaggaccaaggtatgttttcTATATCCTACAAAATAGGTAATATTGGCATAAATAAAGCCATGTATTATTTAGGAGCATCTATTAATGTAatgcctttatctatttttaaattgctAAACACGAGTCCTTTGAAAGAAATAGGGGTGattattcaattggcagataggTCATGCGTATATACAGAAGGGGTGTTGGAAGATGTCCTCGTAAAGgcaaatgaactaatttttcctgaaaatttttacatcaTCGATATGGAGGATGACCATTCAAGAAATGCGCCCAATATTCTACTTGAGAGGCTATTCCTAAATACCGCACGTACAAAGGTTGATGTTCGAAGTGGAACCCTCACTATGGAATTCGACGGTGAGGtggtaaaatttaatgtttatgaggcGATGGGCTAGCCCAACACAATTTCGAATATTTCTAGTGTATCTTCTTTCTAAACCCTAATTAATGTCATCCATCGAACATCATAGATTGACAAGAAAGGTCatgaaaaatgaaagcaaaatTCTAAATTCTTGATCTCAtttcgaaaaaaagaaaaaagaagaaatagggaaagcgaataagaaacaaaaaataaaggaaataagaATGAGTAAGAATTAAGAAAAGTGATTGGGAGATGGACTGagcaatcaaaaattcaaaataactcCTCAAGGTTTTTATACTCtttcacataatatatattttagccTGGAAAACATTTCTTTaattaacccttaacccttagACCAAGTTATAAGGGTGGATTTATGAAATTCGTTGTACCAAGTTTGTTAAGTGAATTAtcatttgagaatttaatttacgagtcataaaatcattttgaaatttattaaggcGATATCCCATGGAATTTGATTTTCATGATCTGTTGTGTGTGGATAGGGATTTGATCTTTTTCAACCTAAAAACATGATTCTCAAAATGATTACCTTTTATGAAACattcaagaaaggaagaaaggaaagCATTCATTGCATTTAGAAGCCCAGGTGTGGAggtccatttacttttcattgcatttagaggcTCACGTGTGGAggtccatttacttttcattaCATTTAAAGGCCCAGGTGTGGAggtccatttacttttcattgcatttagatACCCAGGTGTGGGggtccatttacttttcattgcatCTAGAGGCCCAGGTATGGAGGTCTGTTTACTTTTCCTTGCATTTAAAGGCCCAGGTTTAGAGAtccatttacttttcattgcattCTATATGAAGGCACAGGTATCAGGTCTATTTACATTTCTTCTGCATTCTCATTTCACATATTTTTTTGTGAGGTTTATCTTGTTTCACTCTTCATGTTTTGATGGTTTGGTATCTACTTTTCTAGTTTTGGATAACGTAATATGTTTTGATCTGTTTCGATTTTGGTAATTGTAAAAATCTGTTATTTCTTTTACTGCGATGTTGAGTGGGATTTGATAGTGGTTTGGTGTCTACGTCTTTGTACGTTCCTTGCTATGCAAGCCACGAataaagaggggcagttgtagaCATCCATTTTGTTTGAGCCCAATTGGAGGCccatttaaatttttgttctctCTTTGGCCGTTTGAAGCTCACCCGGTTTTGGTCAATTTgagacctttttttttcttttattttatctttcCTTTTTGAGCTTGTCACGGGccaaaattattattatcatcactattactactactattaaatattattattatcacttttataaataaacaagattaaaaaataatatatatacatgaaatgaaatgaaaggaaaaaaaagaggaggcttttcatatttttgttcttaaaaaaaggtaaaaaaaaataacaacaataagcattctatttcttttctttttcttttcttctatctaTTTGTTTTTTGGCCATAGACATTTCATGAGGGATAGGGTTTTGGGCTTTGATGAAGGGGACATCATCGGATCGTCGGCCCTCCACCCCTAGGTACCTcaaaaaatctcattttttcCCTATCCCTttctaaaataaatgtttcttttttaaaaaaaaaggattgatcttgggaaaagttttgatttttttaaaaaaaaagaagaaaaagtttagatttttaaaataaaaatatgtttttttagccattttaaaggaaagttaaaatttttaaaacaaaattttgaattttttttcaactatttcaaaataaaagttttgatctttaagaaaaattatgtttatttttaaaagagaaagtttaaatttttaaaataaaaatatgttttttagtcattttaatggaaaaagtttaaattttttaaaacaaagttttgatctttttcaactatttcgaaataaagttttgatttttaagaaaaatagtgattttttaaagaaacctttgattttgcaaaaaaaaaaatccggCCACCGTACAAGACAACTCCACCACCAGAGGCCAGAGAGCTGTTGGGCTCCCCGGTGGTGGAGCCATGGCCAACATAGAAGTAGGAAGAGAAACAGGaagatggtttttcttttttttgaaaaaaatgaggttaaaatgaaagaatgaatagtttttttttcatttataggtACAAAAAATGGGTAATTTATTCCCATCCCTTACTtcttaaatttacaaaaaatacctCATTTTTTTGTAGCATCGCCCTCACTCTCTAGACTATTTACACCcgtaacccttttatttattcaaacattcagtttaatccaaaatttcaaaattaaaaacaaattaatttctACACTAGTCCTTTGTCTtccacattttttatcttttagtcccaaaatcaagttatgtcattttgtttccatctttaataaattatttacacttatattttccctttcatttgcatttataccttttatatttaatttcaactatgcactttattttatttttttatatttattcacacttgtataatttttatttattcttattttgtttttatttattttcatgtcacattttaatattatttatttatgtaactttgattcttttactgTATTATGAAtaaggtttattattattatcatcatcatcatgtcaatgtcttatttatttcatttatttacgttttattttttattattttcattttttaaagagttttaacttttcattaactttagcctatttaattaattttcctattttattactattcatTTTAAAAGAGGAAACTTTAGGTCATTTTTCCATCGTATAATTGTTGACATGGAGTTAGTTAagtaggtgttacattttaatgaaaccataaggtTTTTACTTTTGAATTTAGGTTAGTCTTTAAGATCTTATCTACCATTTAccctagaaaaattataaataacatgtaagatattttttagggttttaaactaattttaaatatcgTATAAGATTCCTCTATcgaatcttaaattaatatgtaaatattctttaggactttattcaagattaaaactaaatatttttgtaggtgaattgtaaatcatgtgtaggtctttctaagtatttattttagaaactttttaagaaagctaataaattttatttaagatatattattttaggattttgatgaatttaaaccttagatcaagaattttaaagtaagataaatcaCAAACTCGACATAAGATACTTTCGTAAGATCTTGATAGGTTTAAcgttattaattaaatcttttaaataataataataaaagatcgaATAAATTGTAGATggattttaatatttctcttaattcattagtaatttctagggtttttttaAGTTCTAAGATAGAACTAGTTTTAGGAATTGGAGGTATTTTACTAGAATCATTTAGTTATCCTTTAGGGTTcccattaaaagtaaaaaatctcTAATGTAAGTTTTAAACTAGATAAGTTTGGTGAACACATCTTAATCGAGTTACAAGTAAACCAGAGACTGTTTCTTCAGAGTTTTTATTTAAGATCTCCATAAGATTTTAGCCTAGATTAAGACATTAATATGCTTGAATAATAAAAAACCTAGCTCCTAAGACCCCGTAGGACTATCCCCGGATAGGCATTGCGGGGGTGATATAACCTTCCCCACATTTAACCGTACTCCCGAACCTGAAGTTTGGTGATGAAATCGAGTCTAGACTTTTAGGAGTTTTTGAAGTATTAATTCTAGACTTTTAGACGATAGGTGGCTAACCAACTTAGCCCTAATTGGTTAGTGGCGACTCTACATTAATTTAGGTCCTCCATGTCTAGCTTTGTTTACTAGGTTCTTGTACTCTTATGTAGGCAATGTTACGACACTCTtgctatttatt from Gossypium hirsutum isolate 1008001.06 chromosome D04, Gossypium_hirsutum_v2.1, whole genome shotgun sequence encodes:
- the LOC107897993 gene encoding uncharacterized protein; its protein translation is MEMKMIDAASGGALVNMSPQRARELVSTMAVNSQQYQPPMEPTRRVHELSTPSIILLEDTTAQVDAVGNFQGPPQRCYDLYSNTYNVRWRDHPSLSYGLNHRYNQPYQLRPPPPQQYQPPKSSLKTIIKRLAVSTEKFQQNTKVHLQEMDQLISKLALAVSHLENQGKLPSENEPNPYTNASAVNVKDGKDSELVLGTSCDHEVEQEAEPAAPTKPAPHKPFFIPHPYPGRLTQVKKERKEKEILKTFQKVKINIPILDAIK